In Clostridia bacterium, the sequence TAAAGCATACGGTGCATCCCTTGTGCTAACAGATGGGAAAAACGGAATGACAGGGGCAATAAAGAGGGCAGAAGAGATAAACAAGGAAATTAAAAACAGTTTAATTGCAGGTCAGTTTGTTAACCCTGTAAACCCAAAAGCCCATTTTGATACAACAGGCCCTGAAATTTATAAAGATACAGATGCAAATGTTGATATATTTGTATCAGCCATTGGCACAGGCGGAACAATTACAGGCACAGGGGAATTTTTAAAGTCAAAAAATTCCAATATTAAGATTGTAGGAATTGAGCCTAAAGAATCTGCTGTATTATCCGGAAAACAAGCAGGAGCGCATAAAATTCAGGGAATAGGCGCAGGGTTTGTGCCACAGATTCTTAATGTTAAAATTATTGATGAAATAATCACAGTGTCTTCAGAAGATGCATATAAAACTGGAAGCCTTATCGGTAAATATGAGGGAATACTTGCAGGTATATCATCAGGCGCAGC encodes:
- the cysK gene encoding cysteine synthase A; the protein is MTNIYKSQDFLIGNTPLMELINIEKEFNLEAKIFAKLEFFNPAGSVKDRVAKAMIEDYEQRGLINKDTVIIEPTSGNTGIGLASVCASKGYKLIIVMPDTMSYERQLLIKAYGASLVLTDGKNGMTGAIKRAEEINKEIKNSLIAGQFVNPVNPKAHFDTTGPEIYKDTDANVDIFVSAIGTGGTITGTGEFLKSKNSNIKIVGIEPKESAVLSGKQAGAHKIQGIGAGFVPQILNVKIIDEIITVSSEDAYKTGSLIGKYEGILAGISSGAALYGAIELAKREENKGKTIVVIFPDGGERYLSTDGYFSSGEERK